Proteins encoded together in one Mycobacterium sp. MS1601 window:
- a CDS encoding CPBP family intramembrane glutamic endopeptidase, protein MTEPGQLPAPERRAIKIEIVVVLAVTFGLSAITATLRLTDFVLRGLADQSVALNPRRSYFDLIDLALNLASVTQLVAWGALAVYLLWRSGFTLTRIGIGRFRLRPDLLGGLGLAALIGIPGLGLYVAARALGFSAEVVPTELSDTWWRIPVLIAAAFANGWAEEVIVVGYLLNRFDQLGINPVKAVVATSLLRGAYHLYQGFGAGVGNFIMGLVFGTAYRRWGRLWPLIIAHGVIDVVAFVGYALLAQHLGWLAPERVN, encoded by the coding sequence GTGACCGAACCCGGCCAACTGCCCGCGCCTGAACGGCGGGCCATCAAGATCGAGATCGTCGTCGTCCTGGCCGTCACATTCGGTCTCAGCGCCATCACCGCGACCCTGCGACTCACCGATTTTGTGCTGCGCGGCCTGGCCGACCAGTCCGTGGCCCTCAACCCCCGGCGCTCATACTTCGACCTGATCGACCTGGCCTTGAACCTGGCGTCGGTCACCCAGCTGGTGGCCTGGGGCGCGTTGGCGGTGTACCTGTTGTGGCGCAGTGGTTTCACCCTGACCCGCATCGGCATCGGCCGGTTCCGGCTGCGCCCCGACCTGCTGGGCGGCCTCGGACTGGCGGCCCTGATCGGCATCCCCGGCCTGGGGCTGTACGTCGCTGCCCGCGCCCTGGGGTTCAGCGCCGAGGTGGTGCCGACGGAACTGTCGGACACCTGGTGGCGGATTCCGGTGTTGATCGCCGCCGCCTTCGCCAATGGCTGGGCCGAAGAGGTGATCGTGGTCGGATACCTGCTCAACCGCTTCGATCAGCTGGGCATCAACCCCGTCAAGGCCGTGGTCGCCACGAGTCTGCTCCGCGGCGCCTACCACCTCTACCAGGGGTTCGGCGCAGGCGTCGGCAACTTCATCATGGGCCTGGTGTTCGGGACGGCGTACCGTCGCTGGGGCCGGCTGTGGCCGCTGATCATCGCGCACGGCGTGATCGACGTCGTCGCGTTCGTCGGCTACGCGCTGCTGGCTCAGCATCTGGGATGGCTGGCCCCCGAGCGCGTAAATTGA
- a CDS encoding LCP family protein → MNDDRRPPPPMPPRRPHPQQLPPVREPSQVIRRDPAYRPAAQPPPPQRRRPPPPPPPRRPPPPPPRVAAPPPQPPPTKKKRRRIPVLRLLLALILVAVVAVVGIGFWAETSLHRITALTDYPERPASGRGTNWLLVGSDSRADLSPEQQATLATGGDVGNGRTDTIMLVHIPGLGSSAPTTMVSLPRDSYVDIPGYGSDKINAAFAVGGPQLLAQTVEQATGLHVDHYAEVGFNGFADVVDALGDVTVCPTDPINDPLAGIDLPAGCQSLDGAQALGYVRSRATPRADLDRMTNQREFMSALLHRAAAPAVWLNPWRWYAVPNAAVDALTVDDGDHVWDLARLGWALRGQTTALTVPIGEYTSNGSGDVVIWDQTAAPELFDALASDAALPQSALDAQP, encoded by the coding sequence GTGAACGACGACCGGCGGCCGCCACCCCCGATGCCGCCGCGCCGGCCGCATCCACAGCAGTTGCCGCCAGTGCGGGAGCCGTCGCAGGTGATCCGCCGTGACCCGGCCTACCGACCGGCTGCCCAACCTCCACCGCCGCAGCGGCGACGACCTCCGCCGCCCCCACCACCCCGGCGCCCGCCTCCCCCACCGCCGAGGGTCGCCGCCCCGCCGCCGCAACCACCCCCGACCAAGAAGAAGCGCAGACGCATCCCGGTGCTGCGGCTGCTGCTCGCCCTGATCCTGGTGGCTGTCGTCGCGGTGGTGGGTATCGGCTTCTGGGCGGAGACCTCGTTGCACCGCATCACAGCGCTGACCGACTACCCGGAACGACCCGCCTCCGGTCGCGGCACCAATTGGCTGCTCGTGGGCTCCGACAGCCGCGCCGATCTGTCACCGGAACAGCAGGCCACCCTCGCCACCGGCGGCGACGTCGGCAACGGCCGCACGGACACCATCATGCTGGTGCACATTCCCGGCCTGGGATCCAGCGCGCCGACCACCATGGTGTCCCTTCCCCGCGACTCCTACGTCGACATTCCTGGGTACGGCAGCGACAAGATCAACGCGGCGTTCGCGGTCGGCGGTCCCCAGTTGCTGGCGCAGACCGTCGAGCAGGCCACCGGTCTGCACGTCGACCACTACGCCGAGGTGGGGTTCAACGGTTTCGCCGACGTGGTGGACGCACTCGGCGACGTGACGGTGTGCCCCACGGATCCGATCAACGACCCGCTGGCCGGCATCGACCTCCCCGCGGGTTGTCAGTCTCTCGACGGCGCCCAGGCGCTGGGGTACGTCCGCAGCCGCGCCACACCACGCGCGGACCTGGACCGGATGACCAATCAGCGGGAGTTCATGTCCGCCCTGCTCCACCGGGCCGCCGCACCCGCGGTGTGGCTCAACCCGTGGCGTTGGTACGCCGTGCCCAACGCCGCGGTGGACGCGTTGACCGTCGACGACGGGGACCACGTGTGGGACCTGGCCCGGCTCGGGTGGGCGCTGCGCGGTCAGACCACCGCCTTGACGGTGCCCATCGGCGAGTACACCTCCAACGGCTCGGGCGACGTGGTGATCTGGGACCAGACGGCTGCTCCCGAACTGTTCGATGCGTTGGCCTCCGATGCTGCGCTACCACAGTCCGCACTGGACGCACAGCCTTGA
- a CDS encoding ferritin — MTSTDAQHTKFNGLLSDQIRNEFTASQQYIAVAVYFDDSDLPQLAKHFYRQAVEERNHAMMLVRYLLDRGIHAEIPGIDAVRNDFATPRAALEMALGQERTVTEQITTLAAVARDEGDYLGEQFMQWFLKEQVEEVASMSTLLRIADRAGDNLFHLEDFVAREMSVEGADATAPAAAGGSL, encoded by the coding sequence ATGACTTCAACTGACGCGCAGCACACGAAATTCAACGGACTGCTTTCCGACCAGATCCGTAACGAATTCACCGCTTCGCAGCAATACATCGCCGTGGCGGTGTACTTCGATGACTCCGACCTCCCGCAGCTGGCCAAGCACTTCTACCGCCAGGCCGTCGAGGAGCGCAACCACGCCATGATGCTGGTGCGCTACCTGCTGGACCGCGGTATCCACGCCGAGATCCCCGGCATCGACGCCGTCCGCAATGACTTCGCCACTCCCCGCGCCGCGCTGGAGATGGCGCTGGGTCAGGAGCGCACAGTCACCGAGCAGATCACCACTCTGGCGGCCGTCGCGCGTGATGAAGGCGACTACCTGGGAGAGCAGTTCATGCAGTGGTTCCTCAAAGAGCAGGTCGAAGAGGTGGCGTCCATGTCGACGTTGCTGCGGATCGCCGACCGCGCCGGTGACAACCTGTTCCACCTCGAGGACTTCGTGGCCCGGGAGATGTCCGTCGAGGGCGCCGACGCCACCGCTCCCGCCGCAGCCGGCGGATCTCTCTAA
- a CDS encoding glycerophosphodiester phosphodiesterase, which yields MRSGDDAHREGHEGHPFVVAHRGASADRPEHTLAAYELALQEGADGVECDVRLTQDGHLVCVHDRRIDRTSSGTGLVSEMTLAQLRDLDYGAWHGSWRPDGSLGDTGLLTLDDLVSLVLDWNRPVKLFIETKHPVRYGALVESKVLALLHRYGIASPASADRSRAVVMSFSAAAVWRIRRAAPLLPTVLLGETSRYLGGSAATTVGATAVGPSITTLREHPELVDRAAAQGRALYCWTVDHYEDVEFCRDVGVAWVATNHPGRTKSWLQDGLTGAGRDS from the coding sequence ATGAGGTCGGGCGACGATGCGCACCGGGAAGGCCATGAGGGGCACCCGTTCGTCGTGGCTCACCGAGGGGCATCCGCCGACCGGCCGGAGCACACGTTGGCTGCATACGAGCTGGCTCTGCAGGAAGGGGCCGACGGCGTCGAGTGTGACGTCCGCCTGACCCAGGACGGGCATCTGGTGTGTGTGCACGACCGCCGGATCGACCGCACCTCCAGTGGCACCGGGTTGGTCAGCGAGATGACGTTGGCCCAGCTGCGCGACCTCGACTACGGCGCGTGGCACGGCAGTTGGCGTCCTGACGGCAGCCTCGGCGACACCGGGCTGTTGACGCTCGACGATCTGGTCTCGTTGGTGCTCGACTGGAACCGGCCGGTGAAGCTCTTCATCGAGACCAAACACCCGGTGCGGTACGGGGCGCTGGTGGAGAGCAAGGTGCTGGCGTTGTTGCACCGCTACGGCATCGCGTCGCCGGCCTCCGCTGACCGGTCACGCGCGGTGGTGATGTCGTTCTCGGCGGCCGCGGTGTGGCGGATCCGACGCGCCGCGCCCCTGTTGCCCACAGTCCTGCTGGGCGAGACGTCGAGGTATCTGGGTGGCAGCGCGGCCACGACGGTGGGTGCGACCGCCGTGGGGCCGTCCATCACCACCTTGCGTGAGCATCCCGAACTGGTGGACCGGGCGGCCGCGCAGGGGCGGGCGCTGTACTGCTGGACCGTTGACCACTACGAGGACGTGGAATTCTGCCGCGACGTCGGGGTGGCCTGGGTTGCGACCAACCACCCCGGCCGCACCAAGTCCTGGCTGCAGGACGGGCTGACCGGGGCGGGTCGCGACAGCTAG
- a CDS encoding DUF4328 domain-containing protein, translating into MIQVCSMCGTRWNVRDKQRQWCPRCQGALLPPAAMAQPGAPQQSGWHRPPDAPNSGHRLPSGYRWIAVRPGAAPTAPRQRRQLGPTPRYEMIPRWGLLDPIAQVSAPTETARSGPSARFARVTLYTTVGVMLAAALVHAIRYLLLIINRTALLPPPVAWTAVWLGVLLSTAVLFAVIGSAVVMTGWLIRRRAAVYAHHGHEDPRSSRALWLGCLTPVVNLVWAPVFVIEMATAEDVYPRMRKPILVWWVLWVLSTGVSTFAIATSFTSDAQGIADNTVTATIAYLLGAATVAALARVYFGFERKPVERPAHRWVMVAAESQPADQGRRDESDTAVEPSGQEPAA; encoded by the coding sequence GTGATCCAGGTGTGTTCCATGTGCGGCACCCGCTGGAACGTGCGCGACAAGCAACGCCAGTGGTGCCCGAGATGCCAGGGTGCGCTGCTGCCGCCGGCAGCCATGGCGCAACCGGGTGCACCGCAGCAGTCGGGTTGGCACCGACCACCCGATGCCCCCAATTCGGGGCATCGGCTGCCGTCGGGATACCGCTGGATCGCCGTCCGCCCCGGGGCCGCGCCCACGGCGCCGCGACAGCGCAGGCAGTTGGGTCCCACCCCGCGTTACGAGATGATCCCGCGGTGGGGACTGCTGGATCCGATCGCCCAGGTGAGCGCCCCCACCGAAACTGCCCGTAGCGGACCCTCGGCCCGGTTCGCCCGAGTCACCCTGTACACCACAGTCGGCGTGATGCTGGCCGCGGCATTGGTGCACGCCATTCGTTACCTTCTGCTGATTATCAACCGCACCGCCCTGCTCCCGCCTCCGGTGGCCTGGACGGCGGTGTGGCTGGGTGTGTTGCTCAGCACGGCTGTGCTGTTCGCCGTGATCGGCAGTGCCGTCGTGATGACGGGATGGTTGATCCGACGGCGCGCCGCCGTGTACGCCCACCACGGCCACGAGGATCCGCGCTCGTCCAGGGCGCTGTGGTTGGGCTGCCTGACGCCGGTGGTGAACCTGGTGTGGGCTCCGGTGTTCGTGATCGAAATGGCCACTGCCGAGGACGTCTATCCCAGGATGCGCAAGCCCATCCTGGTCTGGTGGGTGCTGTGGGTGTTGTCCACCGGGGTGTCGACGTTCGCCATCGCCACCAGCTTCACCAGCGATGCGCAGGGGATCGCGGACAACACGGTGACAGCCACCATCGCCTATCTGCTGGGCGCGGCCACCGTGGCCGCACTGGCGCGGGTGTACTTCGGGTTCGAACGCAAGCCGGTGGAGCGCCCCGCGCATCGCTGGGTGATGGTCGCCGCCGAATCGCAACCCGCTGACCAGGGCCGTCGCGACGAATCGGACACTGCGGTTGAGCCGAGCGGGCAGGAGCCTGCAGCATAG
- a CDS encoding rhodanese-like domain-containing protein, translating to MDDSVPQVDVPGLPAEFGADAILLDVREDDEWQRGHAPGAQHIPMGDVPARIHEIDVDKELYVICHAGGRSQRVAQYLLREGYEPRNVSGGMLAWTGAGRPVVTDDGGPGSV from the coding sequence ATGGACGACTCGGTTCCTCAGGTGGACGTCCCCGGGCTTCCCGCCGAATTCGGTGCTGACGCGATCCTGCTCGACGTCCGCGAAGACGACGAGTGGCAACGCGGACACGCCCCCGGTGCCCAACACATCCCGATGGGCGACGTCCCGGCTCGAATTCATGAGATCGACGTGGACAAAGAGCTCTACGTCATCTGCCATGCCGGTGGGCGATCACAGCGGGTGGCCCAGTATCTGCTGCGCGAAGGCTACGAGCCGAGGAACGTCAGCGGCGGCATGCTCGCGTGGACCGGAGCGGGTCGACCCGTGGTCACCGACGACGGTGGCCCCGGCAGCGTCTGA
- the sodN gene encoding superoxide dismutase, Ni, whose translation MLLRLFTNATPAHAHCDLYCGVYDPAQAKIEALSCLKTLQKYHDSDDEHFKTRAILIKEQRAEEVKHHLMVLWADFFTKDHFEQFPNLHQLFWDGVHGAGDVKKSLDVAVAEKLLATIDEIADIFWQTEKAKGMGVYPPA comes from the coding sequence ATGCTGCTTCGACTTTTCACCAACGCCACCCCTGCCCACGCTCACTGCGACCTGTACTGCGGTGTCTACGATCCCGCCCAGGCGAAGATCGAGGCGCTGTCGTGCCTCAAGACCCTGCAGAAGTACCACGATTCCGATGACGAGCACTTCAAGACCCGCGCCATCCTGATCAAGGAGCAGCGCGCCGAAGAGGTCAAGCATCACCTGATGGTGCTGTGGGCCGACTTCTTCACCAAGGACCACTTCGAGCAGTTCCCCAACCTGCACCAGCTGTTCTGGGACGGCGTGCACGGTGCAGGCGACGTCAAGAAGTCGCTCGACGTGGCCGTTGCCGAGAAGCTCCTGGCCACCATCGACGAGATCGCCGACATCTTCTGGCAGACCGAGAAGGCCAAGGGCATGGGCGTGTACCCGCCCGCCTGA
- a CDS encoding peptidase, protein MEPGSGRAIELAPFHSGGALKGFVVSGRWPDSTKEWAQLLMVAVRVASWPGLLSTTTIFGVREELPDAPAPGTVGLVLAEGTVVGESAIAPGYFADQNPPALMMLHPPSETTPSLPECSGAASGCVLLPGLPHLGLEHRAAWVEAESDGTVTSMVSRVGVDPISHPDTAILAMLLAA, encoded by the coding sequence ATGGAACCAGGGTCCGGACGAGCCATCGAACTCGCCCCCTTTCATTCCGGTGGCGCCCTGAAGGGTTTTGTGGTCTCCGGCCGGTGGCCAGATTCCACAAAAGAATGGGCGCAACTGCTGATGGTCGCCGTCCGCGTTGCCTCCTGGCCCGGATTACTCTCCACCACAACCATTTTCGGCGTGCGCGAAGAGCTTCCCGACGCACCCGCCCCCGGCACGGTCGGCCTGGTGTTGGCCGAGGGCACCGTGGTGGGCGAGTCCGCCATTGCCCCTGGGTACTTCGCGGACCAGAATCCGCCGGCCCTGATGATGCTGCACCCCCCGTCGGAGACCACGCCGTCGCTGCCGGAGTGCAGTGGGGCCGCCTCGGGCTGCGTCCTCCTGCCCGGCCTGCCCCACCTCGGCCTCGAGCATCGTGCCGCCTGGGTGGAGGCCGAGTCCGACGGCACTGTCACCTCCATGGTGAGTCGAGTGGGCGTCGACCCGATCAGTCATCCCGACACTGCGATTCTGGCAATGCTGCTCGCCGCCTGA
- a CDS encoding helix-turn-helix transcriptional regulator translates to MSTTFAARLNRLFDTVYPPGRGPHTSAEVIGALKAEGVTMSAPYLSQLRSGNRTNPSAATMTALANFFRIKPAYFTDDEYYEKLDKELTWLANMRDEGVRRIAARTVGLSAEAQQDLVLKAEELRRKEHLDD, encoded by the coding sequence ATGAGCACGACGTTCGCTGCGCGATTGAATCGCCTGTTTGACACGGTGTACCCGCCGGGTCGCGGACCGCATACGTCGGCGGAAGTGATCGGCGCGCTCAAGGCGGAGGGTGTCACCATGTCGGCGCCCTACCTGTCTCAGCTGCGCTCCGGCAACCGCACCAACCCTTCCGCCGCAACGATGACGGCCCTTGCCAATTTCTTCCGCATCAAGCCCGCCTACTTCACCGACGACGAGTACTACGAGAAGCTCGACAAGGAGCTCACGTGGTTGGCGAACATGCGTGACGAGGGCGTCCGCCGGATCGCCGCTCGCACGGTGGGCCTGTCGGCGGAAGCCCAGCAGGATCTCGTCCTCAAGGCCGAGGAACTGCGCCGCAAAGAGCACCTGGACGACTAG
- a CDS encoding ImmA/IrrE family metallo-endopeptidase, translating to MSADRRVTKAVNDVLALAPRRGEVSLARLIAAVSSDRGRPIEIELADLPAGVCGQWRQYVDHDVFLIQHGLPTWQRTLAHELGHLVLGHQGMPVAEAARQVTEAASDDLIGYMLNQRTGCMGPNGADAEQEAEDFAALLIYRLGRMPSDRSSIVQVRLGEAFG from the coding sequence ATGTCGGCGGACAGACGCGTGACCAAAGCGGTCAATGACGTGCTTGCGCTGGCTCCTCGGCGTGGGGAGGTGTCATTGGCCAGGCTGATCGCCGCGGTGAGCAGCGACCGTGGCCGCCCCATCGAAATCGAACTGGCCGACCTGCCGGCGGGCGTCTGCGGGCAGTGGCGGCAATACGTCGATCACGATGTCTTCCTCATCCAGCACGGGCTACCGACATGGCAGCGCACCTTGGCCCACGAACTCGGTCACCTTGTACTCGGCCATCAAGGCATGCCCGTGGCGGAAGCGGCCCGCCAGGTCACCGAAGCGGCCAGCGATGACCTCATCGGCTACATGCTGAACCAGCGCACCGGCTGCATGGGCCCCAACGGCGCCGACGCCGAACAGGAGGCCGAGGACTTCGCAGCGTTGCTGATCTACCGGTTGGGCCGGATGCCCTCGGACAGGTCCTCGATTGTCCAGGTGCGGCTCGGAGAGGCGTTTGGTTGA
- a CDS encoding DUF6474 family protein produces the protein MGLFTKRKSRATRKAEAKAIKAKAKLEAKLDAKNEKRRIKSAQRAETRSLKAQLRSQRDSERNSLRIAEAELKAAREGKLLSPARIRRTLTVTRLLAPILVPIVYRAATSARGLLDERRADRLGVPLSQLGQFSGHGGQLSARIAGAERSLRSVAEKKPKDAETKQFVTAIGDRLADLAAAVTAAESMPTARRRAAHAAIAEQLDGIDADLMARLGVL, from the coding sequence ATGGGCCTGTTCACCAAGCGAAAGAGCCGTGCCACGCGCAAGGCCGAGGCCAAAGCGATCAAGGCGAAGGCAAAGCTCGAAGCCAAGCTCGACGCCAAAAACGAGAAGCGGCGCATCAAGTCGGCCCAGCGGGCCGAAACCCGCTCGTTGAAGGCACAACTGCGTTCTCAACGCGACAGCGAGCGTAACTCGCTGCGCATCGCGGAGGCCGAGCTGAAGGCGGCCCGCGAAGGCAAGCTGTTGTCGCCGGCCCGCATCCGTCGCACTCTCACCGTCACCAGGCTGCTGGCTCCGATTCTGGTGCCCATCGTTTACCGGGCGGCGACGTCGGCGCGTGGTCTGCTCGACGAGCGCCGCGCAGACCGTCTCGGGGTGCCGCTGAGCCAGCTCGGCCAGTTCTCCGGCCACGGTGGGCAACTGTCGGCACGTATCGCCGGGGCAGAGCGCTCACTGCGCAGCGTGGCGGAGAAAAAGCCCAAGGACGCCGAAACCAAGCAGTTCGTCACCGCTATCGGTGACCGGCTCGCCGACCTCGCTGCTGCGGTGACTGCCGCGGAGTCCATGCCGACGGCCCGCCGCCGCGCTGCCCATGCGGCCATTGCCGAGCAACTCGACGGCATCGATGCCGACCTGATGGCCCGCCTGGGCGTGTTGTAG
- a CDS encoding copper resistance CopC family protein, which produces MTTASRSALRALCAATSALLLASAFAFLTAAPASAHAALVSSDPAADTTVPTHPQRVTATFNEAMQPAFAAMTVVGPDGGQWGKGEVEVRGATLGIAVLPGGPAGLYTVNYRATSADGHVVSGSWGYTVTEPASSATPATTPAASTPTPAAIEEPVPTPPDSAGGSPVWPYVLGASLIVAGGALWAVRRRS; this is translated from the coding sequence ATGACAACCGCATCGCGGTCGGCGCTGCGCGCACTGTGCGCCGCGACCTCCGCTCTTCTTCTGGCGAGCGCCTTCGCCTTTCTCACCGCTGCCCCCGCTTCGGCGCACGCCGCGTTGGTGTCGTCCGACCCGGCCGCGGACACCACCGTGCCCACCCATCCACAGCGAGTCACCGCGACCTTCAACGAGGCGATGCAGCCTGCGTTCGCGGCCATGACGGTCGTCGGTCCAGACGGCGGCCAGTGGGGCAAGGGTGAGGTCGAGGTCCGTGGGGCCACCCTCGGGATCGCCGTCCTGCCCGGCGGTCCAGCCGGGTTGTACACCGTGAACTACCGTGCCACCTCGGCCGACGGGCACGTGGTGTCCGGTTCGTGGGGGTACACGGTCACCGAGCCCGCTTCGAGCGCCACCCCTGCGACCACACCGGCCGCGTCGACACCCACGCCCGCGGCCATTGAGGAGCCGGTGCCCACTCCGCCGGACAGCGCCGGTGGGTCACCGGTGTGGCCCTACGTTCTTGGTGCCTCGTTGATCGTCGCCGGCGGTGCACTGTGGGCGGTACGGCGCCGGTCGTGA
- a CDS encoding CopD family protein produces MTVVRTAVAVAGVVAVTLAGAWLLAQPLLSPSAAAVRAVADGAAVTALGLATVQMLDGHRFRDELMARASTPLVAAGAIWLIAELVRLTLGAAEAADVAVGQLSAQTTWDFATLTSAGRSGVLSLLAAAAIAATAMLLRPSPAVRLAAAGAAATGLAARAVTGHLAEGTLSATAVVVHALAAAVWCGVLTALALTVRSRGQWARVLPTFSQLSLLCVSVLVVGGTVSALTRIGTLSELVTTGYGRILVAKLIATAVLVALAARYRATWVPSATSHRISAQASRRKSLIELAVMAVALTLAAALTVTG; encoded by the coding sequence GTGACCGTCGTCCGCACCGCGGTGGCTGTCGCGGGTGTGGTCGCAGTGACGCTGGCCGGAGCTTGGCTGCTGGCGCAGCCACTGCTGTCACCGTCGGCTGCCGCGGTCCGCGCGGTCGCCGATGGAGCGGCAGTGACGGCACTCGGCCTGGCTACGGTGCAGATGCTCGACGGGCACCGCTTCCGTGACGAGCTGATGGCCCGCGCTTCCACACCGCTGGTGGCGGCCGGGGCCATCTGGCTGATCGCCGAATTGGTGCGGTTGACACTCGGCGCCGCCGAGGCCGCCGACGTGGCCGTAGGCCAGCTGTCCGCGCAGACCACCTGGGATTTCGCGACGCTGACCTCCGCCGGCCGCTCCGGTGTGCTCAGTCTCCTGGCAGCGGCCGCGATCGCCGCCACCGCCATGCTGCTGCGTCCGTCACCGGCGGTCCGCCTGGCCGCCGCCGGTGCGGCGGCCACCGGTCTGGCGGCCCGCGCGGTGACGGGACATCTAGCCGAAGGGACTCTGAGCGCTACCGCCGTGGTGGTGCACGCACTGGCGGCGGCCGTCTGGTGCGGCGTGCTCACGGCATTGGCACTGACCGTGCGTTCACGTGGTCAGTGGGCCAGGGTGCTGCCGACGTTCTCCCAGCTGTCGCTGCTGTGCGTGTCCGTCCTGGTGGTCGGTGGCACCGTGAGCGCCCTGACGCGCATCGGGACGCTCTCGGAGCTGGTCACCACCGGTTATGGTCGGATCCTCGTGGCCAAGCTGATCGCCACGGCGGTGCTGGTGGCATTGGCCGCGCGGTACCGGGCCACCTGGGTGCCGTCGGCGACTTCGCATCGGATCAGCGCACAGGCATCACGTCGCAAGTCGCTGATCGAGCTGGCGGTGATGGCGGTGGCTCTGACCTTGGCCGCGGCGTTGACAGTGACCGGCTGA
- a CDS encoding Rv3852 family protein encodes MADPQEPPEKHPEGAPEPPAKKAPAKKTPAKKAPAKKTPAKKAPAKAPAKKAPAKKAPAKKAVPPPPPPAAPAEAVTVGAKEVAAQAKSTVEEASDSVAAPAQRDRSPLPIVVAVLVSLLAVLVVRQLRRNSH; translated from the coding sequence ATGGCCGACCCGCAGGAGCCACCCGAGAAGCACCCAGAAGGTGCACCGGAGCCCCCTGCCAAAAAGGCCCCGGCCAAGAAGACCCCGGCCAAAAAGGCTCCGGCGAAGAAGACCCCGGCCAAAAAGGCACCCGCCAAGGCACCGGCCAAAAAAGCACCCGCGAAGAAAGCTCCCGCGAAGAAGGCCGTTCCTCCGCCGCCGCCACCGGCTGCGCCCGCCGAGGCGGTGACCGTCGGCGCCAAAGAGGTGGCGGCACAGGCCAAGTCCACAGTTGAAGAGGCCTCCGACAGCGTGGCGGCACCCGCGCAACGGGATCGTTCGCCGCTGCCCATCGTGGTGGCGGTCCTGGTCAGCCTGCTGGCGGTGCTGGTGGTGCGTCAGCTGCGCCGTAATTCGCACTGA
- the rraA gene encoding ribonuclease E activity regulator RraA, with protein MTVTFRATADLVDEIGSDVRSCDLQLRQFGGRDTFAGPVVTVRCFQDNALLKSVLSEPGDGSVLVVDGDASLHTALVGDLIAELGRSNGWAGLIVNGAVRDASTLRTLDIGIKALGTNPRKSTKTGAGERDVAVSFGGVTFNPGDIAYSDDDGIVVTTP; from the coding sequence GTGACTGTGACTTTCCGCGCCACCGCTGATCTGGTCGACGAAATCGGTTCCGACGTGCGTAGCTGCGACCTGCAGCTGCGCCAGTTCGGGGGTCGCGACACCTTCGCCGGTCCCGTGGTGACGGTGCGCTGTTTTCAGGACAACGCGCTGCTGAAGTCCGTGCTCTCCGAGCCGGGTGACGGGTCGGTGCTGGTGGTCGACGGGGACGCGTCGCTACACACCGCGCTGGTCGGTGACCTGATCGCCGAGCTGGGCCGTTCCAACGGCTGGGCGGGACTGATCGTCAACGGCGCCGTCCGCGACGCCTCCACCCTGCGCACCCTCGACATCGGCATCAAGGCGTTGGGCACCAATCCGCGCAAGAGCACCAAGACCGGTGCGGGTGAGCGCGACGTCGCCGTCAGCTTCGGCGGCGTCACGTTCAACCCTGGCGATATCGCCTACAGCGATGACGACGGGATCGTCGTCACCACGCCGTGA